A genome region from Bradyrhizobium sp. WSM1417 includes the following:
- a CDS encoding cation diffusion facilitator family transporter: MGSHDHHGHHHHDHSHGHDHDHGGHAHVHAPASFGKAFAIGISLNTALVVAEAVYGYIGNSTALLADAGHNLSDVLGLVVAWCAAIAARRAPSGRFTYGLRASTILAALANAVFLLVATGAIGWEAFLRLREPEPVAGITVMVVAGIGILINGFTAMLFARGRKDDINIEGAYLHMAADAAVSLGVVISAALIIWTGWLWLDPVTSLAICATILWSTTSLLRGSIDMSMAAAPKGTDIAAIKILLLERPGVTAIHDLHVWPISTTETALTCHLVMPTGAGDAFLMETAQMLKSSHRIGHTTLQVETHPDNGCALAPDDVV, encoded by the coding sequence GTGGGCAGCCACGACCATCACGGCCATCATCACCATGATCATAGCCACGGCCATGATCACGATCATGGTGGCCACGCCCATGTCCATGCGCCCGCTAGTTTCGGCAAGGCATTCGCGATCGGTATTTCGCTCAACACCGCGCTGGTCGTGGCCGAGGCCGTCTACGGCTATATCGGCAACTCCACCGCCCTGCTTGCGGACGCCGGCCATAATCTTTCCGACGTGCTCGGCCTGGTCGTGGCCTGGTGCGCAGCGATCGCGGCGCGGCGCGCGCCCAGCGGCCGCTTCACCTATGGCCTGCGCGCCTCCACCATCCTGGCGGCGCTGGCGAACGCGGTGTTCCTGCTGGTCGCAACTGGCGCGATCGGCTGGGAAGCGTTTTTGCGTCTACGTGAACCGGAGCCCGTCGCCGGCATCACCGTGATGGTCGTTGCCGGCATCGGCATCCTCATCAACGGTTTTACCGCCATGCTGTTCGCGCGCGGGCGCAAGGACGACATCAACATCGAAGGCGCCTATCTGCACATGGCGGCCGACGCCGCGGTCTCGCTCGGCGTCGTCATCTCGGCGGCGTTGATCATCTGGACCGGCTGGCTCTGGCTCGATCCCGTCACCAGCCTCGCCATCTGCGCCACCATTCTCTGGAGCACCACCAGCCTGCTCCGCGGCTCCATCGACATGTCGATGGCGGCAGCGCCCAAGGGCACCGATATTGCCGCGATCAAGATCCTTCTGCTGGAGCGGCCCGGCGTCACTGCGATCCACGATCTGCACGTCTGGCCGATCTCGACCACCGAGACGGCGCTGACCTGCCACCTCGTCATGCCCACCGGCGCCGGCGATGCGTTCCTGATGGAGACCGCGCAGATGCTGAAGAGTTCCCACCGCATCGGCCACACCACCCTTCAGGTCGAGACCCATCCCGACAACGGCTGCGCACTGGCGCCGGATGATGTGGTGTGA
- a CDS encoding MFS transporter, giving the protein MVDVTSQMSVQTAATARPPARRYYVLGLLTIIYALNFLDRTIFNVLIEPIKKEFQLSDTMMGLLAGFGFALFYSLLGIPIARVADRLNRRNIVAAAFAFWSAMTALCGAASSVTSLALARIGVGIGESAGSPASQSIVADLFAKNERPRALGIYAVGTYLGVFLGYFVGGYVNQHYGWRMAFYVAGLPGILLAIVLWLTISEPKRGAMQENFVPEPLGPTLRFLASQQSFIIVLIGFCLTTYTNYATAAWIPPFLARVHHLSSAEIGTYAGTFKGLAGMAGTLLGGFVVAQICRRDDRWKLWAPAITSGLAGPVFALCMLTQDFAMMVAMLALTSFLVGFHLGPIFAIAQTVAKPSMRALASALIALTATCFGQGVGPLAVGMVNDALKGAYGADAVRYSLLSAAVTTMLGALLFVWAARSIRDDIGRAAA; this is encoded by the coding sequence ATGGTCGATGTGACGTCACAAATGTCGGTGCAAACGGCCGCGACGGCAAGACCCCCGGCGCGGCGCTATTACGTGCTGGGCCTGCTCACGATCATCTACGCGCTGAACTTTCTCGACCGCACGATCTTCAACGTCCTGATCGAGCCGATCAAGAAGGAGTTTCAGCTCAGCGACACCATGATGGGCCTGCTCGCGGGCTTCGGCTTCGCGCTGTTCTACTCCCTGCTCGGCATTCCCATCGCGCGCGTCGCCGACCGGCTCAACCGGCGCAACATTGTCGCCGCCGCATTCGCGTTCTGGAGTGCGATGACGGCGCTGTGCGGCGCCGCTTCGAGCGTCACGTCGCTGGCACTGGCGAGGATCGGCGTCGGCATCGGCGAATCCGCAGGCTCGCCCGCCTCGCAATCCATCGTCGCCGACCTTTTCGCCAAGAACGAGCGTCCGCGCGCGCTCGGCATCTACGCCGTCGGTACCTATCTCGGCGTCTTCCTCGGTTATTTCGTCGGCGGCTACGTCAACCAGCACTATGGCTGGCGGATGGCGTTCTACGTCGCGGGCCTGCCCGGTATCCTGCTCGCTATTGTCCTGTGGCTGACGATCTCCGAACCGAAGCGCGGCGCCATGCAGGAGAATTTCGTGCCCGAGCCGCTCGGGCCGACGCTGCGTTTCCTGGCCTCGCAGCAGAGCTTCATCATCGTGCTGATCGGCTTCTGTCTCACCACTTACACGAACTACGCGACCGCGGCCTGGATCCCGCCGTTCCTGGCGCGCGTGCACCATCTGTCGAGCGCCGAGATCGGCACCTATGCCGGTACCTTCAAGGGGCTCGCCGGCATGGCCGGCACCCTGCTCGGCGGCTTCGTGGTGGCGCAGATCTGCCGCCGCGACGACCGCTGGAAACTGTGGGCGCCCGCGATCACCTCGGGCCTTGCCGGGCCGGTGTTCGCCCTCTGCATGCTGACGCAGGACTTTGCGATGATGGTCGCCATGCTGGCGCTGACCTCGTTCCTGGTCGGCTTCCATCTCGGGCCGATCTTCGCGATCGCGCAGACGGTGGCCAAGCCGAGCATGCGGGCGCTGGCCTCCGCCCTGATCGCGCTCACCGCCACCTGCTTCGGCCAGGGCGTCGGCCCGCTCGCCGTTGGCATGGTCAACGACGCCCTGAAGGGCGCTTACGGCGCCGACGCCGTGCGCTACTCCCTGCTTTCCGCGGCGGTCACGACCATGCTGGGGGCGCTCCTGTTCGTTTGGGCGGCGCGCTCGATCCGGGACGATATCGGCCGGGCGGCCGCCTGA
- the pepT gene encoding peptidase T: MSSLTFSHTVTERFLRYVTIDTQSDPESPSSPSTEKQKDLGRVLAAELKVMGVEDAHLDDYGYVYGTIPANTTKKVPVICFCSHMDTSPDVTGKNVKPQVVKNYRGGDITLPGDTSQVIRFAEHPALKNQIGNDIITTDGTTLLGADNKAGVAEIMDAAHFFINNPQVKHGTIKILFTPDEEIGRGVDNVDIKKLGAEFGYTMDGESAGCVEDETFSADGATITINGVSAHPGYAKGKMEHAIKIAAAIVERLPREGCSPETTSGKQGFLHPIGIEGALEQATLSFIVRDFTEEGLKEKEILLENIVKEVMKDFPRSTYTFEVREQYRNMKQVIDRHPHILEYAIEAIRRAGLRPMRTAIRGGTDGSRLSFMGLPCPNIFAGEHAFHSRLEWVSRQDMEKAVQTIVHLAMIWEEKA, translated from the coding sequence ATGTCCTCCCTCACCTTTTCGCATACCGTGACCGAGCGCTTCCTGCGCTACGTCACCATCGACACCCAGTCCGATCCGGAATCCCCGAGCTCGCCCTCGACGGAGAAACAGAAAGATCTCGGCCGTGTGCTCGCCGCCGAACTGAAGGTCATGGGCGTCGAGGACGCGCATCTCGACGATTACGGCTACGTCTACGGAACGATCCCGGCGAACACGACGAAGAAGGTGCCGGTGATCTGCTTCTGCTCGCACATGGACACTTCGCCCGACGTTACCGGCAAGAACGTCAAGCCGCAGGTCGTGAAGAACTATCGCGGCGGCGACATCACGCTGCCGGGCGACACCAGCCAGGTGATCCGCTTCGCCGAGCATCCGGCCTTGAAGAACCAGATCGGCAACGACATCATCACCACCGACGGCACCACGCTGCTCGGCGCCGACAACAAGGCCGGCGTCGCCGAGATCATGGATGCCGCGCATTTCTTCATCAACAATCCGCAAGTGAAGCACGGCACCATCAAGATCCTGTTCACGCCCGACGAGGAGATCGGCCGCGGCGTCGACAATGTCGACATCAAGAAGCTCGGCGCCGAGTTCGGCTACACCATGGACGGCGAGAGCGCGGGCTGCGTCGAGGACGAGACCTTCTCGGCGGACGGCGCCACCATCACCATCAACGGCGTCAGCGCCCATCCCGGCTATGCCAAGGGCAAGATGGAGCACGCGATCAAGATCGCCGCCGCCATCGTCGAGCGCCTGCCCCGGGAAGGCTGCTCGCCCGAGACGACATCAGGCAAGCAGGGCTTTCTGCATCCGATCGGCATCGAGGGTGCGCTGGAGCAGGCGACGCTTTCCTTCATCGTGCGCGACTTCACCGAGGAAGGGCTGAAGGAGAAGGAGATCCTGCTGGAGAACATCGTCAAGGAGGTGATGAAGGATTTCCCGCGCTCGACCTACACATTCGAGGTGCGGGAGCAGTACCGCAACATGAAGCAGGTGATCGATCGCCACCCGCACATCCTCGAATACGCCATCGAAGCGATCCGCCGCGCCGGCCTGCGCCCGATGCGCACCGCGATTCGCGGCGGCACCGATGGCTCGCGCCTGTCCTTCATGGGCCTGCCCTGCCCCAACATCTTCGCCGGCGAGCACGCGTTTCATTCGCGTCTGGAGTGGGTCAGCCGGCAGGACATGGAGAAGGCGGTCCAGACCATCGTCCACCTCGCCATGATCTGGGAGGAGAAGGCCTAG
- a CDS encoding HU family DNA-binding protein: protein MAKKDSAKKAAAPATITLKHLAADIAESQDLSKKRAEAVLTDMVDLITKHLKRGDRVRIVGLGILQVRKRAARTGRNPATGEPIHIKASKKVAFRPVKELKEAI from the coding sequence ATGGCTAAGAAGGATTCCGCGAAGAAGGCTGCCGCTCCCGCCACCATCACCCTCAAGCACCTCGCCGCCGACATCGCGGAGAGCCAGGACCTGTCGAAGAAGCGCGCCGAAGCCGTTCTGACCGACATGGTCGACCTGATCACCAAGCACCTGAAGAGGGGCGACCGTGTCCGGATCGTCGGGCTTGGTATCCTCCAGGTTCGCAAGCGCGCCGCCCGCACCGGCCGTAATCCCGCCACCGGCGAGCCCATCCACATCAAGGCCAGCAAGAAGGTCGCCTTCCGCCCGGTCAAGGAACTGAAAGAGGCGATCTGA
- the ihpA gene encoding divalent metal ion exporter subunit IhpA — MFCRGMAARLACAAACLIGGLALAPSHAQTLTMRSALSRALATSPRLTAAERDVGIATGQRIQAGALLNPELTYEQDNSFGSGTYRGTRSAETTLQISQAFELFGKRDARIAAGVAGIEVAAIQRKAVRLEVLSETAIAFLSVLGAQRRIQILDEQISAIDRLTPLLRRRVEAGASSPAETGRAEVASALVKADRERFKATLASARRELAVLMGDAAPKFGEVSGRLDTMGRPPTFQSVVAAIDANPQLVRWTAIYAQRNAELLLARLRPYPDVRIAAGWRHFNETNDDAARLTVSVPIPVFDQNQGNILSAQESLAKTKAEREANRNTLIVVAGRAYDSLQGSLRELAVLRESAIPKATEASDAIAQGYGQGRFSLLEVLDAQASVTQARLREQEALQNFHAGVATIEGLVGNPFTLARESAR, encoded by the coding sequence ATGTTTTGCAGGGGAATGGCCGCGCGCCTGGCGTGCGCGGCAGCGTGTCTGATTGGCGGATTGGCGCTTGCGCCGTCTCACGCCCAGACTCTGACGATGCGCAGCGCGCTCTCGCGCGCGCTGGCCACGAGCCCGCGGCTGACCGCGGCGGAGCGCGATGTCGGCATCGCCACGGGCCAGCGCATCCAGGCAGGTGCGCTTCTCAATCCGGAGCTGACCTACGAACAGGACAATTCGTTCGGGTCCGGCACTTATCGCGGCACGCGATCGGCCGAGACCACGCTCCAGATCAGCCAGGCCTTCGAGCTGTTCGGCAAGCGCGACGCGCGGATTGCTGCGGGCGTCGCCGGCATCGAGGTCGCCGCGATCCAGCGCAAGGCGGTCAGGCTGGAGGTGCTGTCGGAGACCGCGATCGCCTTCCTCAGCGTGCTCGGCGCGCAGCGGCGCATCCAGATCCTCGACGAGCAGATCAGCGCCATCGACCGGCTGACGCCGCTTTTGCGCCGACGCGTCGAGGCCGGTGCCTCCTCGCCGGCCGAGACCGGCCGTGCGGAAGTGGCATCCGCCCTGGTGAAGGCCGACCGCGAGCGCTTCAAGGCGACGCTGGCCAGCGCCCGGCGCGAGCTTGCGGTCCTGATGGGCGACGCGGCACCGAAATTCGGCGAGGTCTCCGGACGGCTCGATACCATGGGACGGCCGCCGACATTCCAGTCGGTCGTCGCCGCGATCGATGCCAATCCGCAGCTGGTGCGCTGGACCGCGATCTACGCCCAGCGCAACGCCGAGCTGTTGCTGGCGCGGCTGCGGCCCTATCCCGACGTGCGGATCGCCGCCGGCTGGCGCCATTTCAACGAGACCAATGACGACGCGGCGCGCCTCACCGTCTCGGTGCCGATCCCCGTGTTCGACCAGAACCAGGGCAATATCCTTTCGGCGCAGGAAAGCCTTGCCAAGACCAAGGCCGAGCGCGAGGCCAACCGCAACACGCTGATCGTGGTCGCCGGCCGCGCCTACGACTCGCTCCAGGGCTCGCTGCGCGAGCTCGCGGTGCTGCGCGAGAGCGCCATTCCCAAGGCCACCGAAGCCTCGGACGCCATCGCGCAAGGTTACGGCCAGGGCCGCTTCAGCCTGCTCGAAGTGCTCGACGCCCAGGCCAGCGTCACCCAGGCGCGGCTGCGCGAGCAGGAGGCGCTGCAGAATTTCCACGCGGGGGTCGCGACCATCGAAGGCCTCGTCGGCAATCCCTTCACGCTGGCGCGGGAGAGCGCACGATGA
- a CDS encoding class I SAM-dependent methyltransferase: MEQPSGHEQNADQIAYWNGPSGQRWADRHAAQESLLGPIANVLIARAKPKPGERVLDVGCGSGATTFAFAKAVAPDGFALGLDVSEPMLSQARAFAPKGLPLDFVMADATVHPFEPANFDLLASRFGVMFFADPIASFTNLRRALKPTGRLAFACWREPKENPWMMAPLMAVYKHVPKMPPVGPEEPGPFAFASEERVTRILKGAGFVDVAMEPHNLAMDVAIGGGLDAAVEGSLQIGPASRALQGHSPETYAAAKASIREMLAPFLKGSSVALQGAIWIVTAKAA; encoded by the coding sequence ATGGAACAGCCGAGCGGACACGAGCAGAACGCCGACCAGATCGCCTACTGGAATGGCCCCAGCGGGCAGCGCTGGGCCGATCGCCATGCGGCGCAGGAGAGCCTGCTTGGACCCATTGCCAATGTGCTGATCGCCCGCGCCAAGCCGAAGCCGGGCGAGCGCGTTCTCGATGTCGGCTGCGGCTCCGGCGCGACGACGTTCGCGTTCGCCAAGGCGGTCGCGCCTGATGGCTTCGCACTCGGGCTCGACGTCTCCGAACCGATGCTGTCGCAGGCGCGTGCGTTTGCGCCAAAGGGCCTGCCGCTCGATTTCGTGATGGCGGATGCGACGGTGCATCCGTTCGAGCCGGCGAATTTTGATCTGCTGGCCTCGCGGTTCGGCGTGATGTTCTTCGCTGACCCGATCGCATCTTTCACCAACCTTCGCCGCGCGCTGAAGCCGACGGGGCGGCTGGCATTTGCCTGCTGGCGCGAGCCGAAGGAAAATCCCTGGATGATGGCGCCGCTGATGGCGGTCTACAAACACGTGCCCAAGATGCCGCCGGTCGGGCCGGAAGAGCCGGGCCCGTTCGCCTTCGCCTCGGAAGAGCGCGTGACGCGCATCCTGAAAGGCGCGGGCTTCGTCGACGTCGCGATGGAGCCACACAATCTCGCGATGGATGTCGCGATCGGTGGCGGGCTCGATGCCGCGGTCGAGGGCTCGCTCCAGATCGGCCCCGCCAGCCGCGCGCTGCAGGGCCATTCTCCGGAGACATATGCCGCGGCAAAAGCCTCGATCCGCGAAATGCTCGCGCCGTTCCTGAAGGGGTCGAGCGTGGCGCTCCAGGGCGCGATCTGGATCGTGACGGCGAAGGCGGCGTAG
- a CDS encoding efflux RND transporter permease subunit, whose amino-acid sequence MIERLIAVSLQQRWLVLLLALGAVAFGAWNFQRLPIDAVPDITNVQVQINTRAAGYSPLETEQRITFPVETAMGGLPKLDYTRSLSRYGLSQVTVVFKDGTDIYFARQLVGERIQQVKDQLPAGVEVAMGPVSTGLGEIFMYTVEAKAGAKTQGGHDYSLTDLRTVQDWIIKPQLRNVPGVIEVNTIGGFERQFHVLPDPGKLMAYRLGFRDVMTALAANNANVGAGYIERNGEQYLVRSPGQVGNVGEIRDIVIGSRGGNPVRIRDIATVTEGRDLRTGAATRDGEETVLGTAMLLIGENSRTVARRVAARLEDIAESLPDGVVTRTVYDRTDLVEATIRTVENNLLEGAALVVAVLFLILGNIRAALVVACVIPLSMAMTVTGMVETRVSANLMSLGAIDFGIIVDGAVIIVENCLRVLAEAQREKGGLLTISERLRAIRRGSSEVIKPSLFGTLIIAVVYLPVLTLTGVEGKMFTPMALTVLMALGAAVLFSITFVPAAVAIFVTGKVSEHENLFMRLAKRAYLPLLRLAIDHRLGVAIMAAIIVVASCVAAARMGGEFIPSLDEGDVALASIRIPGTSLTQSLDLQKALEKRIKQIPEVKEFFTRIGTAEIATDPMSPAQTDGYIMLKPRAEWPDPGRPKSEVIEAIDLAANDIPGSAYEISQPIQFRVNELISGVRSDVGVKVFGDDLDILQGAAKQVETAIRGIRGASDVKIEQVSGLPILTVRLDRQALARYGLSIGEVQGIVEIAVGGKSAGKLFEGDRRFDIVVRLPEHLRGNLEAIRAIPIPLPPGEEATIGAPIRTALPAPPLAQMRYVPLSSVATVDATPGPNQISRENGKRRIVVTANVRARDLGSFVTEAEAAVAEKVKLPPGYWIGWGGQFEQLVSATKRLTLVVPVALLLVFLVLFMGMGSAADAALVFSGVPLALTGGVIALLLRGIPLSISAGVGFIALSGVAVLNGLVIIAFIERLRSEGHPVADAVREGALTRLRPVLMTALVASLGFVPMALATGAGAEVQRPLATVVIGGIISSTVLTLLVLPALYVLFRRDGAAETPTMAPNLAATGER is encoded by the coding sequence ATGATTGAGCGTCTCATCGCGGTCTCGCTGCAGCAGCGCTGGCTGGTCCTGCTGCTCGCGCTCGGCGCCGTCGCCTTCGGAGCCTGGAATTTCCAGCGCCTTCCGATTGACGCCGTGCCTGACATCACCAACGTCCAGGTCCAGATCAACACCCGCGCGGCCGGCTATTCGCCGCTGGAAACCGAGCAGCGCATCACCTTCCCCGTCGAGACCGCGATGGGCGGGCTGCCCAAGCTCGACTACACGCGCTCGCTGTCGCGCTACGGCCTGAGCCAGGTGACGGTCGTCTTCAAGGACGGCACCGACATCTATTTTGCCCGCCAGCTCGTCGGCGAACGGATCCAGCAGGTAAAGGACCAGCTTCCGGCCGGCGTCGAGGTCGCGATGGGACCGGTCTCGACCGGGCTCGGCGAAATCTTCATGTACACCGTCGAGGCCAAGGCGGGCGCCAAGACCCAAGGCGGCCACGACTATTCGCTGACCGATTTGCGCACCGTGCAGGACTGGATCATCAAGCCGCAGCTTCGCAACGTGCCGGGGGTGATCGAGGTCAACACCATCGGGGGCTTCGAGCGGCAATTCCACGTGCTGCCCGATCCCGGCAAGCTGATGGCCTACCGGCTCGGCTTTCGCGACGTCATGACGGCGCTCGCCGCCAATAATGCCAATGTCGGCGCCGGCTATATCGAGCGCAACGGCGAGCAGTATCTGGTTCGCTCGCCGGGCCAAGTCGGCAATGTCGGCGAGATCAGGGACATCGTCATCGGCTCGCGCGGCGGCAATCCGGTCAGGATCAGGGATATCGCGACCGTCACCGAAGGCCGCGATTTGCGCACGGGAGCCGCGACGCGCGATGGCGAGGAAACCGTGCTCGGCACCGCTATGCTGTTGATTGGCGAGAACAGCCGCACCGTGGCGCGCCGTGTCGCGGCCCGGCTCGAGGATATCGCTGAATCGCTGCCCGACGGCGTCGTGACGCGGACCGTCTACGACCGCACTGATCTGGTCGAGGCCACCATTCGCACGGTCGAGAATAACCTGCTGGAAGGCGCGGCCCTGGTCGTGGCCGTCCTGTTCCTGATCCTTGGCAATATCCGGGCCGCGCTCGTGGTGGCCTGCGTCATTCCGCTGTCCATGGCCATGACGGTCACCGGCATGGTCGAGACCAGGGTCAGCGCGAACCTGATGAGCCTGGGCGCGATCGATTTCGGCATCATCGTCGACGGCGCCGTGATCATCGTCGAGAACTGCCTGCGTGTGCTGGCCGAGGCCCAGCGCGAGAAAGGCGGGCTGCTCACGATCTCCGAACGGCTGCGCGCGATCCGGCGCGGATCGAGCGAGGTGATCAAGCCGAGCCTGTTCGGAACGCTGATCATCGCGGTGGTCTACCTGCCGGTGCTGACGCTGACCGGCGTCGAAGGCAAGATGTTCACGCCGATGGCGCTGACGGTGCTGATGGCGCTGGGCGCCGCGGTGCTGTTCTCCATCACCTTCGTGCCGGCGGCGGTCGCCATCTTTGTCACCGGCAAGGTGTCCGAACACGAAAACCTGTTCATGCGGCTGGCCAAGCGCGCCTACCTCCCCCTGCTCCGGCTGGCGATCGACCATCGCCTCGGCGTCGCAATCATGGCCGCCATCATCGTGGTCGCAAGCTGCGTTGCCGCCGCGCGCATGGGCGGGGAGTTCATTCCGAGCCTGGACGAAGGCGACGTTGCGCTGGCCTCGATCCGGATTCCCGGCACCAGCCTGACCCAGTCGCTGGACCTGCAAAAGGCGCTGGAAAAGCGCATCAAGCAGATTCCGGAGGTGAAGGAGTTCTTCACCCGCATCGGCACCGCGGAGATCGCAACCGACCCGATGTCGCCGGCACAGACCGACGGCTACATCATGCTGAAGCCGCGCGCCGAATGGCCCGACCCGGGCAGGCCCAAGTCGGAGGTGATCGAGGCCATCGACCTTGCCGCCAACGACATCCCCGGCAGCGCCTATGAAATCTCCCAGCCGATCCAGTTCCGTGTCAACGAGCTGATCTCCGGCGTGCGTAGCGACGTCGGCGTCAAGGTCTTCGGCGACGACCTCGACATCCTGCAAGGCGCGGCAAAACAGGTGGAGACCGCGATCCGCGGCATCCGCGGCGCCAGCGACGTCAAGATCGAGCAGGTCTCGGGCCTGCCGATCCTCACCGTCCGCCTCGACCGCCAGGCGCTCGCCCGGTACGGGCTCAGCATCGGCGAGGTGCAGGGCATTGTCGAGATCGCGGTGGGTGGCAAGTCGGCCGGCAAGCTGTTCGAGGGCGACCGCCGCTTCGACATTGTCGTGCGCCTGCCGGAACATCTGCGCGGCAATCTCGAGGCGATCCGGGCGATCCCGATCCCGCTGCCGCCGGGTGAGGAAGCAACAATCGGTGCGCCGATCCGAACCGCATTGCCCGCCCCGCCCCTCGCCCAGATGCGCTATGTGCCGCTGTCGTCGGTTGCCACCGTCGATGCGACGCCCGGCCCGAACCAGATCAGCCGCGAGAACGGCAAGCGGCGCATCGTCGTCACCGCCAATGTCCGCGCGCGCGATCTCGGCTCCTTCGTCACCGAGGCCGAGGCGGCCGTCGCGGAGAAGGTCAAGCTGCCGCCGGGCTACTGGATCGGCTGGGGCGGACAGTTCGAGCAATTGGTCTCCGCCACCAAGCGGCTGACGCTCGTGGTGCCGGTGGCGCTGCTGCTGGTGTTCCTGGTGCTGTTCATGGGCATGGGATCGGCGGCGGACGCGGCGCTGGTATTCTCCGGAGTGCCGCTGGCATTGACCGGCGGCGTCATAGCGCTGCTGCTGCGCGGCATCCCGCTGTCCATCAGCGCCGGCGTCGGTTTCATCGCGCTGTCGGGCGTCGCTGTCCTCAATGGGCTCGTCATCATCGCCTTCATCGAGCGGCTGCGCAGCGAGGGGCACCCCGTTGCCGACGCCGTGCGCGAGGGCGCGCTGACACGCCTGCGTCCAGTGCTGATGACGGCCCTCGTCGCGTCCCTCGGCTTCGTGCCGATGGCCCTTGCCACCGGGGCCGGTGCCGAGGTGCAACGGCCGCTCGCGACCGTGGTGATCGGCGGCATCATCTCCTCGACCGTGCTGACGCTGCTGGTGCTGCCGGCGCTTTACGTGCTGTTCCGCCGTGACGGCGCTGCCGAAACGCCTACAATGGCGCCTAATTTGGCAGCTACCGGGGAGCGCTAG
- the ihpB gene encoding divalent metal ion exporter adaptor subunit IhpB, which translates to MKTSSTILVALFAAALGTALGAYGYSLLRPARVEQAEHAADKKPEKPNDHVEQDEHGADRIRISDVKLAAAGVTLAEAASVTLTDTLAFNGILRANQEAVVQVTPRFPGVAKSIQKRIGDKVGKDDLLAAIESNQSLTVYELKAPLAGTVIERQISLGEYASEQKPAFVVADLTTIWVDLSIYRQDLRRVRLNDEVLIDPDDGRGEIKGTISYMAPIGSSETQTALARVVLANPDGRLRPGLFVTARLILAARNVAVAVRRSAIQTLENRTIVFVREDGDKIEARPVELGDSDPRHVEIKAGLSAGEHYVAENSFVVKAEMGKGEAEHD; encoded by the coding sequence ATGAAGACGTCCTCCACCATCCTCGTCGCATTGTTTGCCGCCGCGCTTGGCACCGCACTTGGCGCTTACGGCTATTCCCTGCTCCGCCCGGCCAGGGTCGAGCAGGCCGAACACGCCGCGGACAAGAAGCCGGAGAAGCCGAACGACCATGTCGAACAGGACGAGCACGGCGCCGACCGCATCCGCATCTCCGACGTCAAGCTTGCAGCCGCAGGCGTGACGCTGGCGGAAGCCGCGAGCGTCACGCTGACCGACACGCTCGCCTTCAACGGCATCCTGCGCGCCAACCAGGAAGCCGTGGTGCAGGTGACGCCGCGCTTTCCCGGCGTCGCCAAATCGATCCAGAAGCGCATCGGCGACAAGGTCGGCAAGGACGATCTGCTCGCCGCGATCGAGAGCAACCAGAGCCTCACCGTCTACGAGCTCAAGGCGCCGCTTGCCGGCACGGTCATCGAGCGGCAGATCTCGCTCGGCGAATACGCCTCCGAGCAGAAGCCGGCCTTCGTCGTCGCCGATCTCACCACCATCTGGGTCGATCTGTCGATCTATCGCCAGGATCTGCGGCGCGTTCGCCTCAACGACGAGGTGCTGATCGATCCCGACGACGGCCGCGGCGAGATCAAGGGCACCATCTCCTACATGGCCCCGATCGGCTCGAGCGAGACCCAGACCGCGCTGGCGCGCGTGGTGCTGGCAAATCCGGACGGGCGTTTGCGTCCCGGCCTGTTCGTCACGGCACGGCTGATCCTCGCCGCTCGCAACGTCGCGGTCGCGGTGCGCCGAAGCGCGATCCAGACCCTGGAGAACCGGACCATCGTGTTCGTCCGCGAGGATGGCGACAAGATCGAGGCGCGTCCGGTGGAGCTTGGCGATTCCGATCCGCGCCACGTCGAGATCAAGGCCGGTCTATCGGCCGGCGAGCATTACGTCGCGGAAAACAGCTTCGTCGTGAAGGCGGAGATGGGCAAGGGCGAGGCCGAGCATGATTGA